A genomic stretch from Candidatus Thiothrix anitrata includes:
- a CDS encoding SUMF1/EgtB/PvdO family nonheme iron enzyme has product MRVLDKARTLRHQPTPAETQLWQCLRNRQLSGYKFRRQYPVGEYIADFACITAGVIVELDGNHHADPEQHAYDDVRTLFLQTAGFRILRFWNNQILDDLPTVLQTIEHSLHSPSPDLRERGAGGGGGQPMIIRQHTIFPAAFPESWASDWGEDEYGLWMGFTYKGVRHDFRWIEPGTFTMGSPKNEPERDDDETQHEVTLTQGFWLAETTVTQALWKVVMGDDPSSFKGEHLPVEQVSWEDAQRFIAKMNGMKPELQMCLPTEAQWEYCCRAGTTTPFYFGEQISSALVNFDGTEPYNNGRKSEYRRQTVEVKLLPPNDWGLYGMHGNVLEWCQDWFGDYPVQPIDDPQGAETGSARVLRGGSWFSHGSKHCRSASRFNYDTSLRFYSFGFRLALGHRAVQSGQ; this is encoded by the coding sequence GTGAGGGTCTTAGACAAAGCACGCACACTGCGACACCAGCCAACCCCAGCCGAAACCCAACTCTGGCAATGCCTACGCAATCGCCAATTATCCGGCTACAAATTTCGCCGCCAATACCCCGTCGGTGAATACATCGCCGATTTCGCCTGCATCACCGCTGGCGTAATTGTCGAACTCGACGGCAACCACCACGCTGACCCCGAACAACATGCCTACGACGACGTGCGTACTCTGTTTCTGCAAACCGCCGGTTTCCGCATCCTGCGCTTCTGGAATAACCAAATCCTCGACGACCTCCCTACCGTCCTGCAAACTATCGAACACTCCCTCCACTCCCCCTCGCCCGATTTGCGGGAGAGGGGGGCGGGGGGGGGGGGAGGGCAACCCATGATCATCCGCCAACACACCATTTTCCCCGCCGCCTTCCCCGAATCATGGGCATCCGACTGGGGCGAAGACGAATACGGCTTGTGGATGGGCTTCACCTACAAAGGCGTGCGCCATGATTTCCGCTGGATAGAACCGGGAACATTTACAATGGGTTCACCCAAAAATGAGCCAGAACGTGATGACGATGAAACCCAGCACGAAGTTACCCTGACACAAGGTTTCTGGTTGGCAGAAACCACTGTGACCCAAGCTCTGTGGAAGGTGGTGATGGGCGATGACCCCAGTAGCTTCAAAGGTGAACACCTTCCCGTTGAGCAAGTCAGTTGGGAAGATGCCCAACGCTTCATCGCCAAAATGAACGGGATGAAACCAGAATTGCAAATGTGCCTGCCCACCGAAGCACAATGGGAATATTGTTGTCGGGCAGGGACAACCACACCATTTTATTTCGGGGAGCAGATCAGTTCAGCGTTGGTGAATTTCGATGGTACTGAGCCGTATAACAACGGGCGAAAAAGTGAGTACCGGCGGCAAACCGTTGAGGTAAAACTCCTTCCACCCAACGATTGGGGTTTGTACGGAATGCACGGCAATGTGCTGGAATGGTGTCAGGATTGGTTCGGCGACTATCCGGTACAGCCGATAGACGACCCGCAGGGGGCAGAAACAGGCTCCGCCCGCGTGTTGCGCGGTGGCTCGTGGTTCAGTCACGGCAGCAAGCATTGCCGTTCTGCTTCTCGCTTCAACTACGATACGAGTCTTCGCTTCTACAGCTTTGGTTTTCGTCTTGCCCTAGGTCACAGAGCAGTCCAGTCAGGTCAGTAG
- a CDS encoding formylglycine-generating enzyme family protein: MRSMNAKRVNRADLLRALQQVENELLPITAELCGFKAPKPKVSLKIPAISLGSAQQKENNASTSGKNEPQARKPSPAQFYRVIGRKQSELLPEPVDSKKKYPAFLEDVDRISPERMVALSVTPPEKEPLVAWSRLWPVLRGLLSEYTQTHQPDIPAIVRTVANGYWLERIPREQRLRWTANVQVLVDRPERTRLFNHDYKQLLANLKHLRGQTGLVIYQWLRQPGGRVQVESSRQYETRDWQIPDAGTSVFILSDLGLLDESGVAQRAWIKLGQRLRAAGCNPLVLLPLPTRYLTPALVNLFDCISWDRSSPLQKTTYVAPQNLLETSVFDDDSTVAENLLAWLSPAVRVEPALLRAVRHQLSAQDVDVGHEVAAWHHADVERTNLGFHFQAQPKVIEKYRKHFAVLRDKNPELAVNIAKLILEYHRHLFPTQRYEELLLLAALLGKDVPANPQEIAEAEQHMRELVKAGWEQADELPGIYAFLLHQIERQPLDVVGKYDFYQALWGHKKYELGAPDGGEIPKGFDPRHVLAFVQRTVSNERDYVLFQQGQQALQLGTKQGFEATDEHGFSSGSALAHFTTTSGLMLRQHHKADGEIVKSILPLNDKETLAFPLEEEEIQQLDVAGESITLERFQKPKWADRIRYGKEEIAVVSGGVTYYWINPVLHKELGSLRGFWFYEPDNTIRGTYWAESTGTDQYGVYADITIAGIPQRFRWVEPTAFMMGSPDGKNGEAEAGRYDNEAQHQVILTQGYWLAETACTQALWQAVTGDNPSSFKDANNPVENVSWQDVTDKFLKRVNKQYPQLKLRLPTEAEWENACRAGTTGAFNFEGELSLDKVNYSGIFGESGWAEGALHKTAAVKSYPPNQWGLYEMHGNVWEWCKDLYSDYPAGSVVDPLQEQIGSNRVLRGGSWIYNGRHCRSAYRDYSDPGARAGNFGFRLALGHELSPVRPGRAVQQPIGSHAAAARGGQAGDGQRGSSRRKKK, translated from the coding sequence ATGCGTTCAATGAATGCCAAACGGGTCAACCGCGCCGATTTGTTGCGTGCCTTGCAGCAAGTCGAAAATGAATTGTTGCCGATTACTGCCGAGTTATGTGGTTTTAAAGCCCCAAAGCCTAAAGTCAGCCTGAAAATCCCCGCTATTTCGTTAGGGTCTGCACAACAAAAGGAAAATAATGCTTCTACTTCAGGAAAAAACGAGCCACAAGCAAGGAAACCATCGCCAGCCCAGTTCTATCGGGTTATTGGCCGAAAACAAAGTGAACTGCTGCCTGAGCCAGTGGATAGTAAGAAAAAATACCCTGCCTTTTTAGAGGATGTTGACCGTATTAGTCCTGAACGCATGGTAGCGTTATCTGTGACCCCACCAGAGAAAGAGCCTTTGGTTGCTTGGTCAAGGTTATGGCCAGTGTTACGCGGTTTATTGAGTGAATACACCCAGACACACCAGCCAGATATACCCGCTATTGTGCGCACGGTAGCCAATGGCTATTGGTTGGAGCGTATTCCCCGTGAACAACGCCTACGTTGGACTGCCAATGTGCAGGTTCTGGTCGATCGTCCAGAGCGTACCCGCTTGTTCAACCATGATTACAAGCAGTTGTTAGCCAATTTAAAGCACTTGCGGGGTCAGACCGGGCTGGTTATTTACCAATGGTTACGGCAGCCGGGGGGGAGGGTTCAGGTTGAATCTTCCCGTCAGTATGAGACACGCGACTGGCAAATACCGGACGCAGGTACAAGCGTTTTTATCCTGAGTGATCTTGGCTTGTTGGATGAGTCTGGGGTTGCGCAACGTGCGTGGATAAAACTGGGGCAGCGATTACGGGCGGCTGGTTGTAACCCACTGGTATTATTGCCTTTGCCGACGCGCTACCTCACACCAGCGTTGGTCAATTTGTTTGATTGCATCAGTTGGGATCGCAGTAGTCCGCTGCAAAAAACAACTTACGTTGCGCCGCAGAATCTGTTGGAAACATCCGTATTTGACGATGATTCTACTGTGGCAGAAAACTTGTTGGCGTGGTTATCGCCAGCCGTGCGGGTAGAGCCTGCCTTATTGCGTGCAGTACGTCACCAGTTGTCAGCACAGGATGTCGATGTGGGGCATGAGGTGGCAGCATGGCATCATGCCGATGTGGAACGTACCAATCTTGGCTTTCATTTTCAGGCGCAGCCCAAGGTTATCGAAAAATACCGCAAGCACTTTGCGGTGTTAAGGGATAAAAACCCGGAATTGGCGGTAAACATTGCCAAATTGATTTTGGAGTATCATCGCCATCTCTTCCCCACACAGCGTTATGAAGAGTTGTTGTTACTGGCAGCTTTGCTGGGGAAAGATGTGCCTGCTAACCCGCAGGAAATTGCCGAAGCAGAACAACATATGCGGGAACTGGTAAAGGCAGGTTGGGAACAGGCAGATGAATTACCGGGCATTTACGCATTCCTGCTGCACCAGATTGAACGTCAGCCGCTGGATGTGGTGGGGAAATACGATTTCTATCAGGCACTCTGGGGGCATAAAAAGTACGAGCTAGGTGCGCCTGATGGTGGCGAAATTCCCAAAGGTTTCGATCCCCGCCATGTGCTGGCGTTTGTCCAGCGGACGGTGAGCAATGAGCGTGACTATGTGCTGTTTCAGCAAGGTCAGCAAGCGTTGCAACTGGGCACAAAGCAGGGCTTTGAAGCTACGGATGAACATGGTTTTTCATCAGGCAGTGCCTTGGCACATTTTACAACCACTTCCGGCTTGATGCTTCGTCAGCATCACAAGGCAGATGGTGAAATTGTAAAAAGTATTCTGCCGTTAAATGATAAAGAAACATTGGCTTTTCCACTGGAAGAGGAGGAAATCCAGCAGTTGGATGTCGCGGGAGAATCCATTACCTTGGAGCGTTTTCAGAAGCCGAAATGGGCAGATCGTATTCGCTATGGTAAAGAGGAAATTGCGGTAGTTTCAGGTGGTGTGACGTACTATTGGATAAACCCTGTTTTGCATAAAGAGCTGGGAAGTTTGAGGGGCTTCTGGTTTTATGAACCCGACAATACCATACGAGGAACTTATTGGGCTGAAAGTACAGGTACGGATCAGTACGGCGTGTATGCTGACATCACCATCGCCGGAATCCCCCAACGCTTCCGCTGGGTCGAACCCACCGCCTTTATGATGGGCAGCCCGGATGGCAAAAACGGAGAAGCAGAAGCAGGTCGTTACGACAACGAAGCCCAACACCAAGTCATCCTCACCCAAGGCTACTGGCTGGCAGAAACCGCCTGTACCCAAGCCCTGTGGCAAGCGGTGACAGGCGACAATCCCAGTTCTTTTAAAGACGCAAACAACCCGGTTGAAAATGTCAGTTGGCAAGATGTCACCGACAAGTTCCTGAAGCGGGTCAACAAACAATACCCTCAACTAAAACTACGCCTACCCACCGAAGCCGAATGGGAAAATGCCTGTCGCGCAGGTACAACTGGGGCGTTTAACTTCGAGGGTGAACTGTCGCTCGATAAGGTAAATTACTCAGGGATTTTCGGAGAGTCAGGTTGGGCAGAAGGGGCATTACACAAGACAGCAGCAGTAAAAAGCTATCCACCCAACCAATGGGGCTTATACGAAATGCACGGTAATGTCTGGGAGTGGTGTAAGGATTTGTACAGCGACTATCCGGCAGGCTCGGTAGTTGATCCGTTACAAGAACAGATAGGCTCTAACCGCGTGTTGCGCGGTGGCTCTTGGATCTACAACGGCAGGCATTGCCGTTCTGCTTACCGCGACTACAGCGATCCGGGTGCTCGCGCCGGCAACTTTGGTTTTCGCCTTGCCCTAGGTCACGAGCTTAGTCCAGTCAGGCCAGGTAGAGCTGTCCAGCAGCCGATTGGCAGCCACGCGGCGGCAGCGCGTGGGGGACAAGCGGGGGATGGACAGCGTGGTTCAAGTAGGAGAAAGAAAAAATGA
- a CDS encoding AAA family ATPase, protein MSIPTLEQFIATSHCLRKTGTWRESVHVFDERTAQAIRAALASGRPLLVRGEPGTGKSQLARAAAKVMGRKFLSHVVDAHTEIQDLWYRFDAVSRLGQAQVLSATAKDKEQEKIDAELDPEQYLSPGILWWAFDWGSAKQHNCKYPLFMPDSDDPGDENRGVVLLLDEIDKADADLPNSLLETLDNGKFTVPWLKKTVGVNCDGEKVCGKKKIRPLVVITTNEDRQLPGAFVRRCMVLDLRLPSGKADLIRELKARAAFHFPKQPREQTCQDRTIRRGKDGHYQGEARFPDDILNEAAEQLYKDRQQANRLGVTPPGQAEYLDILRVLDELAPDDAGEQMRLLRVIKEYALKKYPGMQREDDSDTKSSAGDEEAAE, encoded by the coding sequence ATGAGCATACCCACCTTGGAACAATTTATCGCCACTTCGCACTGCCTTAGAAAAACGGGCACATGGCGCGAGAGTGTCCACGTTTTCGATGAGCGCACCGCACAGGCGATTCGTGCTGCTTTGGCATCCGGTCGGCCTTTGCTGGTACGGGGTGAGCCGGGGACAGGAAAAAGCCAGTTGGCACGGGCGGCTGCCAAGGTGATGGGGCGTAAGTTCCTGTCCCACGTTGTCGATGCCCATACCGAAATACAAGACTTGTGGTATCGCTTTGATGCCGTAAGCCGTTTGGGTCAAGCGCAGGTGTTGAGTGCGACAGCTAAAGATAAAGAGCAAGAAAAAATTGATGCCGAGTTAGACCCCGAACAGTACCTCAGCCCCGGTATTCTCTGGTGGGCGTTTGATTGGGGGTCTGCAAAGCAACATAACTGTAAATATCCCTTGTTCATGCCAGACAGTGATGATCCCGGTGATGAAAACAGGGGCGTGGTATTGTTGCTGGATGAAATCGACAAAGCGGACGCTGATTTACCCAATAGCCTGCTGGAAACACTGGATAACGGTAAGTTCACCGTGCCTTGGTTAAAAAAAACCGTTGGTGTGAACTGTGATGGGGAAAAGGTTTGCGGTAAGAAAAAAATCCGTCCCTTGGTGGTGATTACGACGAATGAAGACCGTCAATTGCCGGGAGCATTTGTCCGCCGTTGCATGGTGCTGGATTTACGCTTGCCGAGCGGCAAAGCCGACTTGATTCGGGAGTTGAAAGCCCGCGCTGCCTTCCATTTTCCAAAACAGCCACGAGAACAAACCTGTCAAGACAGAACAATCCGGCGGGGTAAGGACGGACATTATCAAGGTGAGGCACGTTTCCCGGACGATATTCTCAACGAGGCGGCTGAACAATTATATAAAGACCGTCAGCAAGCGAACCGGCTTGGGGTTACACCACCGGGGCAGGCGGAGTATCTGGATATATTGCGTGTGCTGGATGAATTGGCTCCTGATGACGCAGGTGAGCAAATGCGTTTGCTTCGTGTGATCAAGGAATATGCGTTGAAGAAATACCCCGGTATGCAACGGGAAGATGATAGTGATACAAAATCTTCCGCAGGTGATGAAGAGGCTGCTGAGTGA
- a CDS encoding S1 family peptidase — MDLSDIIVSLWDGLPNQGTFLGSGVCIAPDKVLTAKHVICPESGEVPAKSLKVGMVRRDPGMPIKEVKHHPDRDISLLTLAQPHNKTQVGCNSGITLAQGLDVELLGYDNSPSGGDTKRFGSTLSIWAAPDSWKFHTQPSHGMSGGAVLANGTLIGIIQAKSDSQNAGIMIPLTAIWDDFLNTHLPAVTSPTASTASAPSTPSFEDQIIAQISKALSGKGMDVYQQTLREELNQVLQQMKLPTVNTQPDAIAKGLVQALQQCGRDCLVINQAFSGAMFRCFDPHDPNSVFDKVEGDLHAIQKGIETILGYLVLSLVNPDDAVQLTSWLGADDLSGYYFELHVRTLGGVELFVSHHQRRKANIDLDKSGRSINGRHIIFHSVSPFQWSDEAKLQETQLAVWNAVNHEERSTTLTSDEVEELEATLNQRRVRHRDQEHYCLVLEFEDNKDTAYTQQCAKFLSKLKIPMVRYKVPGSGKAFHGQEQNLMTAVADFLKSFNECIP, encoded by the coding sequence ATGGATTTATCTGACATCATCGTGAGTTTGTGGGATGGTTTGCCTAATCAAGGTACGTTTCTAGGGTCAGGGGTGTGCATTGCGCCTGACAAGGTGTTGACAGCAAAACACGTTATTTGCCCAGAATCAGGTGAAGTGCCCGCTAAAAGCCTCAAAGTCGGCATGGTCAGGCGTGACCCCGGAATGCCCATTAAAGAGGTAAAACACCATCCTGACAGGGACATCAGCTTGTTGACCCTAGCCCAGCCACACAATAAAACGCAGGTCGGCTGCAACAGCGGCATAACCTTAGCACAAGGGCTAGATGTTGAGTTGTTGGGTTATGATAACTCGCCTTCTGGTGGTGACACCAAGCGGTTTGGCAGTACCTTAAGCATTTGGGCTGCACCCGACAGTTGGAAGTTCCACACCCAACCTTCGCATGGCATGAGCGGCGGCGCGGTTTTAGCGAATGGAACACTAATCGGTATTATTCAAGCTAAGTCCGATAGCCAAAATGCGGGGATTATGATCCCCTTGACAGCCATTTGGGATGATTTCCTCAACACACATTTGCCTGCTGTGACTTCTCCTACAGCATCCACTGCTTCTGCACCATCCACGCCTTCGTTTGAAGACCAAATCATTGCGCAAATCAGTAAAGCCTTGTCAGGCAAGGGCATGGATGTTTATCAACAAACGCTGCGGGAAGAGCTGAATCAGGTCTTGCAGCAGATGAAGTTACCAACGGTAAATACCCAGCCGGATGCGATTGCCAAGGGGTTGGTGCAGGCTTTGCAGCAGTGCGGGCGGGATTGCTTGGTGATTAATCAGGCTTTTTCCGGTGCAATGTTCAGGTGCTTTGACCCCCATGATCCCAACTCGGTTTTTGACAAGGTTGAAGGGGATTTGCACGCCATTCAGAAGGGTATTGAAACCATTCTCGGCTATCTGGTATTGAGCTTGGTGAACCCGGATGATGCCGTACAACTGACTTCATGGTTGGGTGCTGACGATTTGTCGGGGTATTACTTCGAGCTACATGTCCGCACCTTGGGTGGTGTTGAGTTGTTTGTGTCACATCATCAGCGCAGAAAAGCCAATATTGATCTGGATAAGTCAGGGCGAAGCATTAACGGTAGGCATATCATTTTCCATTCTGTTTCCCCGTTCCAATGGTCTGATGAAGCTAAACTACAGGAAACGCAACTCGCTGTTTGGAATGCGGTCAACCATGAGGAGCGCAGCACTACCCTGACTTCAGATGAAGTTGAAGAACTGGAAGCCACACTTAACCAAAGACGGGTGAGGCACAGGGATCAGGAGCATTATTGCTTGGTATTGGAATTTGAAGACAACAAAGACACAGCCTATACCCAACAATGCGCAAAATTCCTAAGTAAATTAAAAATCCCAATGGTTCGCTATAAAGTACCCGGTAGCGGTAAAGCTTTTCATGGTCAGGAGCAAAACCTGATGACGGCGGTAGCGGATTTTCTGAAAAGTTTTAACGAGTGCATCCCATGA
- a CDS encoding CU044_2847 family protein — MSQRKISPVEINGKTIWIEVEDIDITQPIVTPRDNRPSDLLDDDAAPVGPISDYFKDKVSSVADTLEAVVGSIDKGISKISPDEWSIEVNIGFAGEHNIPFLAKSSVNGGVKVNAKWKKAMPKPTDTTA, encoded by the coding sequence ATGTCACAACGAAAAATTTCACCCGTCGAAATCAACGGCAAGACTATCTGGATTGAGGTCGAAGACATCGACATTACCCAGCCTATCGTGACACCACGAGATAATCGCCCCAGCGATTTGCTGGATGATGATGCCGCTCCAGTCGGGCCAATCAGTGACTATTTCAAGGACAAGGTGAGCAGTGTCGCGGACACCTTGGAGGCGGTCGTTGGTTCTATTGATAAAGGTATCAGCAAAATCAGCCCAGACGAGTGGTCGATTGAAGTCAACATCGGTTTTGCGGGTGAACATAATATCCCTTTCCTTGCCAAAAGCAGCGTCAATGGTGGTGTGAAGGTCAATGCTAAATGGAAAAAAGCCATGCCCAAGCCCACTGATACCACCGCTTAG
- a CDS encoding formylglycine-generating enzyme family protein, which translates to MQIRQHTIFPAAFPESWASDWGEDEYGLWMGFTYKGVRQDFRWIEPGTFMMGSPKNEPERDDDETQCEVTLTEGFWLAETTVTQALWEVVMGDDPSNFKGEHLPVEKVSWEDAQRFITKMNGMKPELQMCLPTEAQWEYCCRAGTTTPFYFGEQINSELVNFDGNYPYNDRRKSEYRKQTVEVKSLPPNDWGLYEMHGNVWELCQDWYGDYPAQPTVDPQGEEIGSYRVLRGGSWFSSGRFCRSASRHHYVPGDRSSAIGFRLALGHRAVQSGQ; encoded by the coding sequence GTGCAAATCCGCCAACACACGATTTTTCCCGCTGCCTTCCCCGAATCTTGGGCATCCGACTGGGGTGAGGATGAGTATGGCTTGTGGATGGGGTTCACCTACAAAGGTGTGCGGCAGGATTTCCGTTGGATAGAGCCGGGAACATTCATGATGGGTTCACCAAAAAATGAGCCAGAACGTGATGACGATGAAACCCAGTGCGAAGTCACCCTGACAGAAGGTTTCTGGTTGGCAGAAACCACCGTGACCCAAGCCTTGTGGGAAGTGGTGATGGGCGATGACCCCAGTAACTTCAAAGGTGAACATCTTCCCGTTGAGAAAGTCAGTTGGGAAGATGCCCAACGCTTCATCACCAAAATGAACGGGATGAAACCGGAGTTACAGATGTGCCTGCCCACCGAAGCGCAATGGGAATATTGTTGTCGGGCGGGGACAACCACACCGTTTTATTTCGGGGAGCAAATTAATTCCGAGCTGGTGAATTTCGACGGTAATTACCCCTACAACGATAGGCGCAAAAGTGAGTATCGGAAGCAAACCGTTGAGGTGAAAAGTCTTCCACCCAACGATTGGGGCTTGTACGAAATGCACGGTAATGTGTGGGAATTGTGTCAGGACTGGTACGGTGACTATCCAGCGCAGCCGACAGTCGACCCGCAAGGGGAAGAAATAGGCTCTTACCGCGTGTTGCGTGGTGGCTCTTGGTTCAGCTCCGGCAGGTTTTGCCGTTCTGCTTCCCGCCACCACTACGTTCCGGGTGATCGCAGCAGCGCCATTGGTTTTCGCCTTGCCCTAGGTCACAGAGCAGTCCAGTCAGGGCAGTAG
- a CDS encoding SLAC1 anion channel family protein: MEHTPAPHGRLAFFPISFFSVVMGLSGLTIAWEKAQHVFQLDLGITPWLVGLTVGVFSLMLVIYLSKLWRHPQSVAQELAHPVKLSFFPTISISLLLIATALQGMNVGFVLPIWATGTLLHLLFTLYVVNKWMHHEHFQIQHINPAWFIPAVGNVLVPVVGVPLGFVDVSWFFFSIGMFFWLILMTLVFNRMIFHQALDAFLLPTLFILIAPPAVGFIAYMQLENELDAFARMLYFFGLFLTLLLLSQFGRFAKLKFGLPWWAYSFPTAAITIASFVMYEKSQVVAYQWIAAGLLVLLTALLLVLIVLTMRAVFSHAICKPGH, encoded by the coding sequence ATGGAACACACTCCTGCACCACACGGGCGTTTAGCCTTTTTCCCGATCTCGTTCTTCTCGGTAGTAATGGGTTTATCGGGTTTGACGATTGCGTGGGAAAAAGCCCAGCATGTATTTCAGCTTGATCTGGGGATTACTCCTTGGCTGGTTGGCCTGACGGTCGGGGTGTTCAGCCTGATGCTGGTGATTTACCTCAGTAAACTTTGGCGACATCCGCAAAGTGTGGCGCAAGAGTTAGCGCATCCGGTCAAGCTGAGCTTTTTTCCGACGATTTCGATCAGTTTATTGCTAATTGCAACCGCATTGCAGGGTATGAACGTCGGTTTCGTACTGCCTATCTGGGCGACAGGAACGCTGCTGCATCTGTTATTTACTCTGTATGTGGTGAATAAGTGGATGCACCACGAACATTTCCAAATTCAGCACATTAACCCTGCGTGGTTCATTCCGGCAGTGGGGAATGTGCTTGTACCGGTGGTGGGTGTGCCGCTGGGATTTGTGGATGTGTCGTGGTTTTTCTTTAGTATCGGTATGTTTTTCTGGCTGATATTAATGACGCTGGTGTTTAATCGTATGATCTTTCATCAAGCGTTGGATGCCTTTTTATTACCGACCTTATTCATTTTGATTGCGCCGCCAGCAGTGGGCTTCATTGCTTATATGCAGTTGGAAAATGAGCTGGATGCGTTTGCGCGGATGTTGTATTTCTTCGGGCTATTCCTGACGTTGTTGCTGTTGAGCCAATTCGGACGGTTTGCGAAATTGAAGTTTGGGCTACCTTGGTGGGCGTATTCGTTCCCGACGGCGGCGATTACGATTGCCAGCTTTGTGATGTATGAAAAATCGCAAGTGGTTGCGTATCAATGGATTGCAGCCGGATTATTAGTGTTGTTGACGGCATTGTTATTAGTGCTGATTGTGTTAACGATGCGTGCGGTTTTCAGTCACGCCATTTGTAAACCGGGGCATTGA
- a CDS encoding DUF6858 family protein encodes MKHMMLQEKYPVFTMEVGKNEIAHRTVDGIVDYFLAKIAEHPVAQFIAVFDHYAHTKALPQGEIAADIIAAKNVVFCFGTHLPNPQVLAVRPRAIGIAEKADTFVISFMEAPMPLANNAMQAWAKALVIND; translated from the coding sequence ATGAAACACATGATGTTGCAAGAAAAATACCCCGTCTTCACGATGGAAGTCGGCAAAAATGAAATTGCCCACCGCACCGTAGACGGCATTGTTGACTATTTCTTAGCGAAAATCGCCGAACACCCGGTGGCACAATTCATCGCGGTTTTCGACCACTACGCGCACACCAAAGCGCTGCCACAAGGCGAAATCGCTGCCGACATTATTGCGGCTAAAAACGTGGTGTTCTGCTTCGGTACGCATTTACCTAACCCGCAAGTGTTGGCAGTCCGCCCCCGCGCTATCGGCATTGCTGAAAAAGCCGATACTTTCGTGATCAGCTTTATGGAAGCGCCCATGCCACTCGCCAATAACGCGATGCAAGCCTGGGCAAAAGCATTAGTCATTAACGACTGA